From the Labrus mixtus chromosome 10, fLabMix1.1, whole genome shotgun sequence genome, the window tgtgacattttgaaatggAGAGCCCAAGAGGACCTTAGTCCAAATGTCAGTAGCCTGTCACTAATCTTTAAGAAGGATGTAGCTTCTTACATACTTTCACTTCAGGCAATTGTCTTAATACAAagtatttcttttaaaagggaaacacattttattgtacTTTTTCTAAAAGTTGCATTAGTGGGAATAGGCTACTCTTTTACTCTGAAGGGCTCATGGCCGGAAGTCTAATTGTTGTTGTTCGCGTGCATCATAGACTGGTACACCTGTGACCGAGCTCACTGTTATTTTAACGGAAGGGATAACGACAAAATAAAATCGtgaaaagttaaagttaaaccaGAGTATAGCCTctcattttgtttcttcttttcggATGAAgtaaattgttttaaattattttctattttttttattttcgtCTATCTCTCTTTTGTTGGCATGTTGATTTTGGGAACTTAATTCACAAAAATACTTGAAGAGGGCAAGTGCTAACAGTAGGCTATATTGTAAAGGCTACCTATAGCCTATTTTTGGTTTGCTAAGCTCCTTTGCATCGTTGTTTCGTTATAGAAGCCACATTAaggactgttttaaaaatgatggtCATGCTCATAAACAGAATAATGTGGGGAAAAGTCTTGAGACTTGGCATTTTACAGCAAGTGATCGCATCTATGTTACGTCACCCTACAGTGCTACTCCTGGGTGCTGCCTGCGTCAGTCTCAAACAAACAGGTGCTGCACAGGACAGCCTGCAGGCTACTCTTGGAGGGGCTACAAACATCCAAGAAAGCTCtctaaaaatattttgtgcagAGTTTTTCTACGTCACTATAAAGGTTTGGTGAGGTGCAGAATCTTCTTTACGCGGGGTGCgctaaaatgtgtgtgtgaatatctCTCTTCATGCTGCCTTCATGTGTTGCCTGGAAAGTGAAGTTCCTCTGGACTTTTTCTACTCCTGGCCACGTGGGAGAAATTGAAATGTCAGTGGCATAAAAGCCGCTGACAATCTGAGTCTTCATTTCTTCTGGGAACTGATGCCAAGGTAACATGACATTTTACTCACTGTCGCATGtttaactttattcaaagaaaaagttgatcCACTGTAATAGAAATTAACAATGTGTAGCTGCTGATGTAATATAGGCGACATTAGTTATACATTCATTAAATTGAATTAATGACATAATTGAATAACTTGTTTAATTCTCTATCTTGTTGTTTTAAGTATTACACAATGCATATTTAATATAAGTAATCTATCATGAGAACAAGTGGGCTgctaaagatgttttttatgatCTTAGATGCTGATGAAAgtaactttatttgaagttgaaATGGTTAATcagctgttgtttctgtgtatATAGGCCAGTTAGTTCAAAATGTTGATGAAGTATgtctaattattatttttattattattcaaatgaGTTTTCAGACTGCTGTTCAGGCTATTGAGATTTGTTTTGACTCGCTTCATTGTGATTCTCTTGATCTATTTGCTCGTATTCACAGAAGTATAATGCTTCTGAGTTGTTGATTCGATGTGATTTATTCAACATGTGATGTTTATCTGCACGTCATTTGAGAGTCTCCTCtgtgctgactttttttttcagcattgtCCCATGTGTTCTCTTTTTACTTCAAGTTCATTACCTTCACTGCCtcaccttttctgttttttttctctctttgggaTTCAGatgaagttatttgttttcagcatcGTCTGTTCATTTCTACAAATCAGTCGCCAAAATCCTCCAACCCAATGGACTCTGCTGCCACACAGTATGCTTGATCTCTCTAATCATATTGTTTTTGATCGTCCCATGTTGCATTAATTCCCCTCATAAATcccctttctgtttctttgcctCTTCTTTCAGTTCTGGTTGTGGATGTGGATGGCAGTAAGAGTCAGCTGCCTCTGAGCTGCCTGCAGCCAGAGGAGTTATCAAGGAGAGGCAACGAGAGTCTGGATATATTTTGGATGAAGGACAAAGAGGCGGGAGCGCAGAGCGGGAACACATATCAGGTGCGGCTGCAGGAAAGCTTAGGAGGGGGCAGCTACACCTGCCACAGCAGGAACGGATCACTCCTCAACCACACGGAGGTCCTGATCCAAGAGAAGGGAGCTGTGACGAGAAAGATTCTTGTGAAAACTGACCAAGGTACGGTCTCATTTGCACTGTGACTCTTTTATATAACTGTTAAAACtgagaaaatgtcaaagtatttcaaatgacaattttcctctgtttgttttgagttcCCATCTCTTCATGTTCATGTGATTTCTCTTTGGTAGATTATTTAAAGTGCTCATCTCAAAATTTCAACGGAGAGTTTCGCTGCTCCTGGACCTGGGACCGCTTCAGAGTGGGCGTCGTAGCTTTCATCAGAGCTCGACGGTAAGCTCCGTATAACTGCTGAAATGTTTCTATTTGCTCCGCTCAGATTTATGTCGAGGCAGTGATCGTTACATAACCTTTGATGCAAACATAAGAAAGTACTCATTTGTCATTTGGGGATCAATGTCATATGTTTGGATCAGATTTATGTGAATAAAAAAGCAGCTGTTATTGAGTTAAATGTATGGTATATGTATTTTAAtatcttttgtttcatttacaaTAAGTCATTCTAGCTTGTTGGCATGACAACCTAAGCTCAAACTACTGAATCCATGTGTCACCTGaattaagaaaatgtattttcttttctgcagtgCCTCTGATGACAATCACACCCAGTGTTCTGTGGACTCGGGCGGTAAGCATTGGAGCTGCTCCTCACATCACAGTGAGTTCAGGTGTTCAGTGGACGACAGTGGAAACGGCATCACGTGCCTCGACGAGACACATTGCCCCTACGCTGAGGAGAGCCAGCAGATCCACATCACCGTCTACGTGAAGACCAAGCACTTCCTGGTGGAGAACTACTCCAAACACTTTTACCTCTCAGAGATCGGTGAGACACGTCTATGCTCCTGTACTTTTTGagttcagctttttgtttttgtagtttttacatcacttgtatctctgtctctcgtcATTCATAGTGAAACCCGACAAGGTGCACATCAACAAAGTGAACACCACCACGATTGAGTGGAGTTACCCGAGCTCCTGGAGCATTCCCTTCTCCTACTTCCCCCTCACTTTCCAAATCGCCCTGTTCAAGAGggactgtgagatgtgtgtgaACCCGTGCACTGACTCCAAAGCCACAAAGGTGAGATGAATCCACTGGTTGTTAACTTTGACACTTCAtgaatctgaaaacaaaaactagaCTTTCAGTCAAATATATTTCATCACATGCCAGGAAAGCCAAAGATGCACTCAAAAGAGGAACACTCAGAGGGAAAGTTGATGATGATTGATATTTATGTCTGTTTCTAGACTTTGATGGTCTACTCTACAGACATCTGTCGGTTAGAAGTGAAGCACAAGTCGAAGGCCGTCTGTGTCAGAGCTAAAGATGCTCTCTGTGACTCACAGTGGAGTGAGTGGAGCCACTTAAGGTCAGTGCCCCCAAACAGTTGATTCAATTCAAACAGTTGaattacaaaagaaaattacaaaaaaatttcattttctatttcagattgaagagaaacaagaggaacaaagagaacaaacatCGACCAAACAAAAAATGGGCTTAACGGATAATCCCATCACCGAACATCTCAGAAAGCCTGCTgtgttaatttatttgtttttacatatttctatttatcttattttatatctcattgtttgtattgtgtaCCTATTCTTAATAATAAGCAAGaacaacatttcaaatcttTCTTTTGTCCTCCTGCATCACAACTCATTCATGAACATTGGATTTCCATTTGTTTCTCTATTTCAATGAACTGGTTGGTCCATTAGAAGAAGGAGTGGGTTTTTTATGGGCATTGCAGAAGTGCCCGATGAAGTATTTATTAGAGAACAGAAACCTCAATATTAGTTTGCATTTGACTAATGAACATCTGGTTTAAATGTCATCAGCTgcttgggtttgttttttttacctaacCAGTCAGGTGGGAGTGTGACTTTCGATGGAAATCCTCATGGGACGTGGGATTTCTGTGGGAGATATCCTTATCgattttcagaatcagaatcagatttattgtcccggtatgcttacacacacaaggaatttaacttggatgaactgtgctctcttatgaacaggtacaacattaaatatcaacaataaacataagaaaagattaatatttacatgactaaatatgaaacagtgcagtggtgaatagtgcaaaagatgctgaagtaacatgataagtaaaatgcagttatgtgacagattgGTCAATTAAGaagtcaattacagtatttacataaataagtgtgatTATATTGATAATTTAATtgaaattatatatatatacatatatgaatgaatgaattttattttattattgtgtcatgcaTGCATTAGCATGCCCAGCCCACAAGGGCTTACAACACAccaatataaacacacaaagagaccaaAAACCAAAAATAGATGCCAAACAATACTAACAATATAAACCATCCTGGCGTTTCCTCCAGGCTTTAGTGACAAAAGAGGCCAACTTATAAACattgaaagtaaacaaacattccaTCCTGACATCGTCATTACTCCAGAACACTTGAGGGTCTCGAGcaaacatttcatcaaaaaGAGGTACTCTCAGTTCCTCATAAAAGGgacaatacaaaagaaaatgagattcACTCTCCACTTCTCCTAAAtcacaaagttcacaaattCTCTGTTCCTCTgggatatttttaaatctgccaACTTCAAGTGCCAAGGGAAGGATTCCTGTCCTTAATTGAGCAACCAAAGATCTTTGATTTCTTGGTAAGTTTGCTTTAACATATAATTCGGTATCATAATTATGCTTTATTTGGACATATGTTTGTAATTTAGGttttaacaatattttttttttttcacaccattTTTCATTGAATACAACAAGTAACTTTTTTCTAATCTTATTTACGCTGCATGATAAATTATTTCTATAGATCTAGTAAATCTGCTTCTTCAAAAACAGCATGAAGCTCTGCATCCCATGGAGAGTTCTGAACTTTACTGAACTTTCTTGTTGATCCTGTCATCagacataataataaaatgattcCACAGTCTAATCATGTCGCATTTCCTCCTCATTATACCAGGAATCCAACCCATGTCACCCTGAGCAGCCAAAGAGGGAACAAATCTATGAATGCCCAGAAAACAACGAATAGCTCTGTTTTGTACTGCATCTGaaattcttctttctttaaatccCCATACCCCAGCAGCATAATTCAAAATGGGAGAAACACATGCATCATACAGTTGAGAGTAAGTAGAATAACCAAGgtctttacatatttttaatttgttaacaACAGTCCCCAAAGCTCTGCTAGCTGAACTAGCAAGGAGTTCAATTCCACTTTCATAATTCATATATTCATCAAGTGGAAATCCCAAATATTTATACACAGATACATTTTCTAATGGCATATCCCAAAAAGTTAAGCTTTTTTCACTTCTTGGGACACacttttttctaaaatgaattATCTGTGTTTTACTCTGATTTATTGACAGCCTCCATCTGCAACACCAGGTCTTAACTAAATTTAACATATTTTGTAAATCATCCTCCGATTCAGCCAGCAGAGCAATATCGTCCGCGTACAACAAAGTACCCAcagtgtatatatgtatattcacagtgatggATTTTGGACAGAAGAAATCTGTTACTGATATATgggctgatatctttcttagatctctCTTCCATCTGTACAGCTGTATGAGATACAGATAGACacctttttttatgttgatcCCTCAAGTGCAGTAATCAAACAGTTGTGTATAAGACACATAATGAAGACAGGATGGACTGGAGAGTAACTGCTCCACACCACTTGTGATCCATATCCATAAatctctgctggtgaaagagaactgctagtgtaaaacaatgacactcaaatgaaatgctttttgactgataaataaatctagtaatatcggttCATTTCTGGGCCAAAATGAGTCAATCCCGATCATATGCTAACATTGCCCGGTACTATCGGCCAGACGActtaatcagtcgggctcttatttgctttacataaaaaaacaaggtgGGTAAAATTGATTGCAAAAACTGTTTAGGCTGAAACCATCAAAATCttgaattaaatcaaatgaaagcCTTAGAATAAAGTTTACTGAGCTTTGATAAATATGAAGACCATTCAGAAATCATGAAGCATTTGAAGCTCTATGACGATCGGGCTCTGAGACAGAGTTCCTGCTTTGTTTCAAACATCCCTGTAAGGAAACCCCGTTGTTCTTCTGAGTACAAGCAGCTGACGTCTAAACCTCTGAAGGGCTGTTAATGTGCcgtagttctgtgtgtgtttgtgttttctctctctcctgtgtgtgctcCCCAGGTGTTGCTCCTCAGCCTCAGAGTACCCAGCCACACCTGTGGCTAATTACTAATCAGGAGCAAAACTATGAAGAGCAGGGGAGAGGAGGCAGTGGTGGCCAGTGGGTTGTTGGACTGCGTGTGTCTTTGATGTCGAGACATTGAGTGTGATCCTTCTGTGGAAGGATAGTGTTCAGAGTAAGGCCTTATTGTTATGTCTTGATTGTTAGTTTTGAATTGTGattggcttctcttttgtttggtttttttagaagaagcttgttttgtgttgcacCTTCATGtttagtttgttaataaatcctttTTAACTTTGCTTATATTTCTTTTCCCTGGGTTATCAtttattgttactcccctcatcccctagccATGTTGGGGAAAGTAACAAAGgctgaagtgtttgttgttaCCTAACAGCTCCGGTCCCTGCTGGCATCCTCACCAAGTCTTTTTTCCCTCATGACAAAAGTGAAAGTGTCTGTCTGGTGACTCAGCCTGATGACGGCCATAGTTCCCTAACTGGTTTATAAGAGTTCATGACCTGACAGGACTCAAAGGTTCGTTTTATTTCTGtgatcttttcatttcttttactTGTTAAGTAAAGTCAGTTTGTGCGTCCTTGTGACcactaaaaaaagatgaagattgatttcatattttaaatgaatgttagCTGAAGGTATCTCGTTATTCTAAAGGATAAATAAATCAGTGAATCACTCCCCtcagtagggctgggcgatatgacctcaaatcaatatcaagattaatttaacatttgatCTGGATTACGATTTATGAAcgatgattttgttttttgtcctcaGTTCAGTGATTtggtctctactgtaaatatgctcaactattaaagctgggatatgttttctaatgaaagagttcatatctgattaactattctgtggttatttattgaatatttggaactgaaatcaaagaatCGCTTGaactgaaaacaacacattttagttttaaagtagaaatgaacttccctaaaacagtagaaaataaataactcttatttaatgcaaacagtttttcctcagtgtttacatttgacttatttttgttCGGTGTCTTCTTCCCTAAAGACAGaatgtgtccaaacgacggACGTTACTTCCATGTCGGTTTCGATTAATTTTGGattaatttcccagccctacccCTCATCATCCTTTAACTTTGACTCTTTATTTCCATCTGCTCAGACTTTAGATTcttcagagggaaaaaaaactgcactttttttaacatcattacATTTGATCAGTGATAACATTTATATCATTATAAATCTGACTGACAGCAGTAACTAAATGAGCCCTGCCTTCACTCTCATTAAGTGTTGCTAACTTAAACACAACTCAAACAACCATTGTGTCGTAAGAGTTTGACTTTGGGTCACTGGGTCCAATGAGTGCTCTTCATCAGAATGAAGTCAGTGGATAAACTACTGTAGGCCACAAAGGAAAGACAAATGTTGCTCCTTGGTACTTGaacataaagaaaaaggaacatcCAATAGCCAAATTTCCAGCTCAATAATAATCAAAGTGGACACACAGATGTACTAATCATCAAATATTCTGGTCCCATGGcagaaaaatccaaacaaacacattcatacagagtAGTGAGCCACAGTGTGTCTGATCAGGAGGCTGTGGTGAACCTTCTCGTCACTTCTTCTTCATAAAAAGCAGAAGAGGTCAGAGTGATGTAAGCACTTCCAGGGCCTGAGACCTGACACTCCTGACCTTTTTAAGTTGTGAGCTTTATGTAACAGAGGgcacttttcacatttttgggGAAATTTTTGTACTATTGTTCATCTATTTCCCCCTTTTTCAAAAAGTCAGCAGGATGAACAAAGAGATGGACTGTGTCTGCTGTAATGAAGGCTGAAAGTGAAAGGTGTTAACACAGAAATGTCCCCGTTCAGATGCCACGTCATAAAGCTTGCATTACTTCTTTTATGTCCAATTCTGAAAAGAAACGGGAAACTTAAAGCTGCAACTGATGATTGTGTccattttgtgtgtgaaactgtctgtgagttcttttgtgtgcttgttgttttgttttgtgttactgtctcagttggtagagtcgtcgtctctcaaccagaaggtcgagggttcgattcccagctcctgcagcaacatgtccgatgtttccttgggcgagacacttaaccatgaatttctcctgctgcttcatcggctgtgtatgaatgggattagttacttctgatggtctcactacacagcagcctctaccatcagtgtgtgaatgtgtaggtgtgacctgcggtatgaaagagctttgagtcgTCG encodes:
- the il12ba gene encoding interleukin 12Ba isoform X1, with the translated sequence MKLFVFSIVCSFLQISRQNPPTQWTLLPHILVVDVDGSKSQLPLSCLQPEELSRRGNESLDIFWMKDKEAGAQSGNTYQVRLQESLGGGSYTCHSRNGSLLNHTEVLIQEKGAVTRKILVKTDQDYLKCSSQNFNGEFRCSWTWDRFRVGVVAFIRARRASDDNHTQCSVDSGGKHWSCSSHHSEFRCSVDDSGNGITCLDETHCPYAEESQQIHITVYVKTKHFLVENYSKHFYLSEIVKPDKVHINKVNTTTIEWSYPSSWSIPFSYFPLTFQIALFKRDCEMCVNPCTDSKATKTLMVYSTDICRLEVKHKSKAVCVRAKDALCDSQWSEWSHLRLKRNKRNKENKHRPNKKWA
- the il12ba gene encoding interleukin 12Ba isoform X2; protein product: MKDKEAGAQSGNTYQVRLQESLGGGSYTCHSRNGSLLNHTEVLIQEKGAVTRKILVKTDQDYLKCSSQNFNGEFRCSWTWDRFRVGVVAFIRARRASDDNHTQCSVDSGGKHWSCSSHHSEFRCSVDDSGNGITCLDETHCPYAEESQQIHITVYVKTKHFLVENYSKHFYLSEIVKPDKVHINKVNTTTIEWSYPSSWSIPFSYFPLTFQIALFKRDCEMCVNPCTDSKATKTLMVYSTDICRLEVKHKSKAVCVRAKDALCDSQWSEWSHLRLKRNKRNKENKHRPNKKWA